The following coding sequences lie in one Zingiber officinale cultivar Zhangliang chromosome 2B, Zo_v1.1, whole genome shotgun sequence genomic window:
- the LOC122046361 gene encoding calcium/calmodulin-regulated receptor-like kinase 1 isoform X1 gives MNDVPSWGLILGVTVGVVIGVLLAIGALLCIRLRKKQTQIRIASLRRASTVPARTNGVDVVLTQSDSTMDQESPDHTDLEEGAPALWPEGTKRKNLVSVSGVPKFSYKELQKATSNFKTLIGQGAFGPVYKAQMPTSETLAVKVLATNSKQGEKEFQTEVLLLGRLHHRNLVNLVGYCSEKGQHMLIYVYMTNGSLASHLYSEKYQVLSWDLRINIALDVARGLEYLHDGAVPPVTHRDIKSANILLDNSMRARVADFGLSREEMVSRQASNIRGTLGYLDPEYVSSRSFTKKSDVYSFGVLLFELIAARNPQQGLMEYVELAAMNADGKDGWEEIADPRLVGAFDIAEVNDVAALAYKCINRLSRKRPSMRDAVQALSRILRTRHRMQHHARRSLPLTKEEESLDIEPSEHQSVSEHNRAESIFSVSDV, from the exons ATGAATGATGTTCCATCATGGGGGCTGATTTTAGGGGTGACAGTAGGAGTGGTGATTGGGGTGCTCCTGGCTATtggtgctcttctttgtattAGACTCCGGAAGAAGCAAACACAGATAAGGATAGCCAGCTTGAGGAGGGCATCAACTGTTCCCGCCCGCACCAATGGAGTCGATGTTGTTTTAACACAATCAGACTCTACCATGGATCAAGAGTCACCTGACCACACTGACCTTGAAGAAGGTGCTCCTGCCTTGTGGCCCGAAGGAACCAAAAGGAAGAATCTGGTGTCAGTTTCTGGAGTGCCCAAATTTTCATACAA GGAATTGCAAAAGGCTACTAGTAACTTTAAAACATTGATTGGTCAGGGAGCATTTGGTCCTGTTTATAAAGCTCAGATGCCCACTAGTGAGACACTTGCAGTTAAAGTGCTTGCTACGAACTCCAAGCAAGGCGAGAAGGAATTTCAAACTGAG GTACTACTTCTTGGGAGATTGCATCACCGAAATCTTGTCAATTTGGTTGGATATTGTTCTGAAAAGGGCCAGCATATGTTGATATATGTTTACATGACTAATGGCAGCCTAGCTTCTCATCTGTACA GTGAAAAGTATCAAGTATTGAGCTGGGATTTGAGGATTAATATAGCTCTAGATGTTGCAAGAGGTTTAGAGTATCTTCATGATGGT GCAGTTCCACCTGTAACTCACCGCGACATCAAGTCTGCAAACATTTTGTTAGACAACTCCATGAGAGCTAGG GTTGCAGACTTTGGGCTATCACGAGAAGAAATGGTTAGCCGTCAGGCATCTAATATCAGAGGAACTCTTGGGTATCTTGATCCGGAGTATGTATCATCAAGATCATTCACAAAGAAGAGTGATGTTTATAGCTTTGGGGTTCTGCTTTTCGAGTTGATTGCAGCGCGGAATCCACAACAGGGCTTAATGGAATATGTTGAACTT GCTGCAATGAATGCTGATGGAAAAGACGGATGGGAGGAAATTGCAGATCCTCGATTAGTCGGTGCGTTCGATATAGCAGAAGTCAATGATGTAGCAGCTCTtgcatataaatgcatcaatcgACTCTCCAGAAAACGACCGTCGATGAGAGATGCAGTCCAAGCACTATCTCGGATCTTGAGAACAAGGCACAGAATGCAGCACCATGCAAGGAGATCCTTGCCCCTCACCAAAGAGGAAGAATCTCTGGACATAGAGCCATCAGAACATCAGAGTGTATCTGAACACAATAGAGCAGAGTCGATCTTTAGTGTATCAGATGTTTGA
- the LOC122046361 gene encoding calcium/calmodulin-regulated receptor-like kinase 1 isoform X2 yields the protein MRISSMRSVASLTDCSARSFITANSFRTNRELQKATSNFKTLIGQGAFGPVYKAQMPTSETLAVKVLATNSKQGEKEFQTEVLLLGRLHHRNLVNLVGYCSEKGQHMLIYVYMTNGSLASHLYSEKYQVLSWDLRINIALDVARGLEYLHDGAVPPVTHRDIKSANILLDNSMRARVADFGLSREEMVSRQASNIRGTLGYLDPEYVSSRSFTKKSDVYSFGVLLFELIAARNPQQGLMEYVELAAMNADGKDGWEEIADPRLVGAFDIAEVNDVAALAYKCINRLSRKRPSMRDAVQALSRILRTRHRMQHHARRSLPLTKEEESLDIEPSEHQSVSEHNRAESIFSVSDV from the exons ATGCGAATATCTTCGATGAGATCCGTGGCATCGCTCACCGATTGCTCTGCTCGATCCTTCATCACGGCGAATTCGTTTCGCACAAACAG GGAATTGCAAAAGGCTACTAGTAACTTTAAAACATTGATTGGTCAGGGAGCATTTGGTCCTGTTTATAAAGCTCAGATGCCCACTAGTGAGACACTTGCAGTTAAAGTGCTTGCTACGAACTCCAAGCAAGGCGAGAAGGAATTTCAAACTGAG GTACTACTTCTTGGGAGATTGCATCACCGAAATCTTGTCAATTTGGTTGGATATTGTTCTGAAAAGGGCCAGCATATGTTGATATATGTTTACATGACTAATGGCAGCCTAGCTTCTCATCTGTACA GTGAAAAGTATCAAGTATTGAGCTGGGATTTGAGGATTAATATAGCTCTAGATGTTGCAAGAGGTTTAGAGTATCTTCATGATGGT GCAGTTCCACCTGTAACTCACCGCGACATCAAGTCTGCAAACATTTTGTTAGACAACTCCATGAGAGCTAGG GTTGCAGACTTTGGGCTATCACGAGAAGAAATGGTTAGCCGTCAGGCATCTAATATCAGAGGAACTCTTGGGTATCTTGATCCGGAGTATGTATCATCAAGATCATTCACAAAGAAGAGTGATGTTTATAGCTTTGGGGTTCTGCTTTTCGAGTTGATTGCAGCGCGGAATCCACAACAGGGCTTAATGGAATATGTTGAACTT GCTGCAATGAATGCTGATGGAAAAGACGGATGGGAGGAAATTGCAGATCCTCGATTAGTCGGTGCGTTCGATATAGCAGAAGTCAATGATGTAGCAGCTCTtgcatataaatgcatcaatcgACTCTCCAGAAAACGACCGTCGATGAGAGATGCAGTCCAAGCACTATCTCGGATCTTGAGAACAAGGCACAGAATGCAGCACCATGCAAGGAGATCCTTGCCCCTCACCAAAGAGGAAGAATCTCTGGACATAGAGCCATCAGAACATCAGAGTGTATCTGAACACAATAGAGCAGAGTCGATCTTTAGTGTATCAGATGTTTGA